The following proteins are encoded in a genomic region of Herminiimonas arsenicoxydans:
- a CDS encoding putative response regulator antiterminator (Evidence 3 : Function proposed based on presence of conserved amino acid motif, structural feature or limited homology; PubMedId : 8748040; Product type pr : putative regulator) has product MRSDVRSLRIVVVNTVIPPEGEQDEVAWMQAERARALRIGLLEAGYNIIAVFPADMHLPDRVAQLQPDMIIIDAESDSRDVLEHVVVATRDAPRPIVLFTEDHATSSMEAAMAAGVSAYVVAGLQSERIKPVLDVALARFNAEQKLRTELSDTKLKLAERKTIERAKGLLMERHRISEDDAYTKLRRMAMDKNLKLSELAQRILDVADLLG; this is encoded by the coding sequence ATGCGTTCCGATGTTCGCTCGTTGCGCATAGTTGTCGTCAACACTGTCATTCCGCCGGAAGGCGAGCAGGATGAAGTTGCCTGGATGCAGGCGGAGCGCGCACGTGCGCTGCGCATAGGCTTGCTGGAAGCAGGCTATAACATCATCGCGGTTTTCCCTGCTGATATGCATTTGCCGGATCGCGTTGCGCAATTGCAGCCGGACATGATCATTATTGATGCCGAATCCGATTCGCGTGATGTGCTGGAGCACGTCGTGGTGGCGACGCGGGATGCGCCGCGCCCTATCGTCTTGTTCACAGAAGATCACGCGACTTCCAGCATGGAGGCGGCAATGGCTGCGGGCGTGTCTGCTTATGTGGTGGCCGGTTTGCAATCGGAGCGCATCAAGCCGGTGCTGGATGTGGCGCTGGCGCGTTTCAACGCCGAACAGAAATTACGCACTGAATTGTCGGATACCAAACTCAAGCTGGCCGAACGCAAGACGATAGAGCGCGCCAAGGGTTTATTGATGGAGCGCCATCGTATCTCCGAAGATGATGCGTATACAAAACTGCGCCGGATGGCGATGGACAAGAACCTGAAGTTGTCCGAGCTGGCGCAACGCATACTCGATGTCGCCGATCTGCTGGGTTAA